A section of the Pseudomonas sp. FP453 genome encodes:
- a CDS encoding type II toxin-antitoxin system HigB family toxin, whose translation MRIIAISQLKAFWQKYPDSEQPLLAWIDEAKNADWSNPTDIKEQFRNVSILKSRRVVFNIKGNDYRLVVAVAYRYGALYIKFVGTHKQYDTIDADTVETE comes from the coding sequence ATGAGAATTATCGCGATCAGCCAACTCAAGGCGTTTTGGCAGAAGTACCCTGATTCTGAACAGCCACTACTCGCCTGGATAGACGAAGCAAAAAACGCCGACTGGTCCAACCCGACAGACATCAAGGAGCAGTTTCGAAACGTCAGCATTCTCAAGAGCCGAAGGGTCGTCTTCAATATCAAAGGCAACGATTACCGGCTCGTGGTCGCTGTGGCTTACCGCTACGGCGCTCTCTATATCAAGTTTGTCGGCACGCATAAGCAGTACGACACGATAGACGCCGATACCGTTGAAACGGAGTAA
- a CDS encoding VOC family protein has protein sequence MKFAYTILYVPDVAASLEFFEKAFGFSRRFLHESGTYGELETGETTLSFAAHELGEMNFKGGHVQAHASKQPLGMEVGFVTEDVLVAHANALAQGATELSAPSAKPWGQVVSYVRCPDGTLVELCTPIQG, from the coding sequence ATGAAATTTGCCTACACCATCCTCTACGTGCCCGACGTGGCCGCCTCCCTGGAATTTTTCGAAAAGGCCTTCGGTTTCAGTCGCCGTTTCCTGCATGAGTCGGGGACGTACGGTGAGCTGGAAACCGGTGAGACCACCCTTTCGTTTGCCGCGCATGAACTGGGCGAGATGAATTTCAAGGGCGGGCATGTGCAGGCGCATGCGTCCAAACAACCCTTGGGCATGGAGGTGGGGTTTGTGACTGAAGATGTGCTTGTCGCCCATGCCAACGCTCTTGCGCAGGGCGCCACCGAGTTGTCGGCCCCGAGCGCCAAGCCTTGGGGGCAAGTGGTGTCTTATGTGCGTTGCCCGGATGGCACATTGGTGGAGCTGTGTACCCCGATCCAGGGTTGA
- a CDS encoding substrate-binding domain-containing protein, with protein MKLMPLMALAFGALALTAQAEELKVMTSGGFTAAYKLLGPQYAQQSGDTLDTILGPSMGKAPEAIPNRLARGEHADVVIMVGYALDELIKQGKVDKASRVELADSRIGLVVKAGAAKPAIGTDAELKAVLSQAKSVAYSDSASGVYVQKELFHKLGMPAKGNMIERIPVASVVAKGDYDVGLQQVAELLPVPGVTYVGKIPEDVQSVTRFAAGIPVNAEHPAEAKALLQFLASPAAQPVVQSTGLDSVSR; from the coding sequence ATGAAGCTTATGCCCCTGATGGCCCTGGCTTTCGGCGCGCTGGCGCTGACGGCCCAGGCCGAAGAGCTCAAGGTGATGACCTCCGGCGGCTTCACCGCTGCCTATAAACTGCTGGGCCCGCAGTATGCCCAGCAGAGCGGCGACACCCTGGACACCATCCTCGGCCCGTCGATGGGCAAGGCGCCGGAAGCGATTCCCAACCGCCTGGCCCGTGGCGAACATGCGGACGTGGTGATCATGGTCGGCTATGCCCTCGATGAGTTGATCAAACAAGGCAAGGTTGACAAGGCCTCCCGCGTGGAACTGGCGGACTCGCGCATCGGCCTGGTGGTGAAGGCCGGCGCGGCCAAACCGGCGATCGGCACCGATGCCGAACTCAAGGCCGTGCTCAGCCAGGCCAAGTCGGTGGCGTATTCCGACAGCGCCAGCGGCGTGTATGTGCAGAAGGAGTTGTTCCACAAACTCGGCATGCCGGCCAAGGGCAACATGATCGAACGCATCCCGGTGGCCTCCGTGGTGGCCAAGGGGGACTACGACGTCGGTCTGCAACAGGTCGCGGAATTGTTACCGGTGCCGGGGGTGACTTACGTCGGCAAGATCCCGGAAGACGTGCAATCGGTAACGCGTTTTGCGGCGGGCATTCCGGTGAATGCCGAACATCCGGCCGAGGCCAAGGCGCTGCTGCAATTCCTCGCCTCGCCCGCAGCGCAACCGGTGGTGCAGTCCACCGGGCTGGACTCGGTGTCACGCTGA
- a CDS encoding LysR family transcriptional regulator, with the protein MIINFDLNDLQAFRAVVDKGSFRGAAEAIRISQPALSRRIEKLESALDVKLFERTTRRVSLTMVGRAFLPQVERMLDDLDIALMGISNVASTRMGNVTIACVPSTAYYFMPHVISEFHKLYPKIRLRVLDASAGEVCNAVESGEADFGVSFSGSLADEVEFELLLQERYVLACRRDHPLAGRESVPWAEAYEHDYITVDKTSGNRFLLDQALRGVRVKKPSICETHHVTTMIGLVEAGLGVAMVPSIAMPANEHPILVSVPLVEPQVMRNVGLIKRRGRTLPPAALELERLVREMPFRSA; encoded by the coding sequence GTGATCATCAACTTCGACCTCAACGATCTCCAAGCCTTTCGCGCCGTGGTGGACAAGGGCAGTTTTCGCGGCGCCGCCGAGGCCATCCGGATTTCGCAGCCAGCCCTCAGCCGGCGCATCGAAAAACTGGAGTCCGCCCTCGACGTCAAGCTGTTCGAACGCACCACGCGGCGAGTCAGCCTGACCATGGTCGGGCGCGCGTTCCTGCCGCAGGTGGAGCGCATGCTCGACGACCTCGACATCGCGCTGATGGGCATCAGCAACGTGGCCTCGACGCGCATGGGCAACGTCACCATCGCCTGTGTGCCGTCTACCGCGTACTACTTCATGCCCCACGTGATCTCCGAATTCCACAAGCTGTATCCGAAGATTCGCCTGCGTGTGCTGGATGCCAGTGCCGGCGAGGTGTGCAATGCGGTGGAAAGTGGCGAGGCGGATTTCGGCGTGAGTTTCAGCGGCAGCCTGGCCGACGAAGTGGAGTTCGAGTTGCTGTTGCAGGAGCGCTATGTGCTGGCCTGTCGTCGCGATCATCCGCTGGCGGGGCGCGAGAGCGTGCCTTGGGCCGAAGCCTACGAGCACGACTACATCACCGTGGACAAGACCTCCGGCAACCGTTTCCTGCTGGATCAGGCGCTGCGTGGCGTGCGGGTGAAAAAGCCGAGCATCTGCGAGACGCACCACGTGACCACCATGATCGGCCTGGTGGAGGCGGGGCTTGGGGTGGCGATGGTGCCATCGATTGCCATGCCGGCGAACGAGCATCCGATTCTGGTCAGCGTGCCGCTGGTGGAGCCGCAGGTGATGCGCAATGTGGGCTTGATCAAACGCCGCGGGCGGACATTGCCACCGGCGGCGCTGGAGTTGGAGCGGTTGGTGCGGGAGATGCCGTTCCGGTCAGCGTGA
- a CDS encoding aldehyde dehydrogenase family protein has translation MNGVYINGEWREGNQVLEVINPATEALLAHVSGGDAAAVTLAVDAASAAFADWSKSTGRDRAALLRKIAEGVGAQREQLMHLQSSNNGKPLFEAGIDVDDVIATFEYYAAIAEDMDAEQDRPVELPSADFSARLRREPCGVVGLIVPWNFPMVTTAWKLAPALAAGCCVVLKPSEVTPLAELQLARIIADAGLPAGVFNLVCGTGLAVGAPLAADPRVAKISFTGSNAVGVQVMQRAAETIKGVSLELGGKSSLLVLADADLDLAVELACGGGFFNAGQMCSATSRVLVADNLADEFLLRLQLRAEGIRVADPFADDVEMGALINRAQYQRVLGHVQRGIKDGARLLCGGERPAGLEKGFFIRPTVFTEVPLDSALWNEEIFGPVLCVRRFATEDEAVALANDSDFGLVASVVSSDADTAERVANALQAGLVWINAPQVIFPQTAWGGYKQSSIGRELGPWGLAAFQEVKHVIRSI, from the coding sequence ATGAACGGTGTGTATATCAACGGTGAGTGGCGTGAAGGCAACCAGGTGCTGGAGGTGATCAACCCGGCCACCGAAGCGCTGCTCGCGCACGTCAGCGGGGGCGACGCCGCAGCGGTGACACTGGCGGTGGATGCCGCCAGTGCCGCCTTTGCCGACTGGTCGAAAAGCACCGGGCGTGATCGCGCCGCGCTGTTGCGCAAGATCGCCGAGGGCGTTGGCGCGCAGCGTGAACAACTGATGCACCTGCAATCGAGCAACAACGGCAAGCCGCTGTTCGAAGCGGGTATCGATGTGGATGACGTGATCGCCACCTTCGAGTACTACGCCGCTATCGCCGAAGACATGGATGCCGAGCAAGACCGCCCAGTGGAACTGCCCAGTGCGGATTTCAGCGCACGTCTGCGCCGTGAACCCTGCGGCGTGGTCGGGCTGATCGTGCCGTGGAATTTCCCGATGGTGACCACCGCCTGGAAACTGGCACCGGCCCTCGCCGCCGGTTGCTGCGTGGTGCTCAAGCCGTCGGAAGTCACGCCGCTGGCCGAACTGCAACTGGCGCGGATCATCGCCGACGCGGGCTTGCCGGCGGGCGTGTTCAACCTGGTATGCGGCACTGGCCTGGCGGTGGGCGCACCGCTGGCGGCGGACCCTCGGGTGGCGAAGATTTCCTTCACCGGCAGCAACGCGGTGGGCGTGCAGGTGATGCAACGCGCGGCCGAAACCATCAAGGGCGTGAGCCTGGAATTGGGCGGTAAATCTTCGCTACTGGTATTGGCCGATGCCGACCTCGACCTGGCCGTGGAGCTGGCGTGTGGCGGGGGCTTTTTCAATGCCGGGCAGATGTGTTCGGCGACCAGTCGTGTGTTGGTGGCTGACAATTTGGCGGACGAATTCCTACTGCGCTTGCAGCTTCGGGCTGAAGGCATTCGTGTCGCCGATCCCTTTGCCGACGACGTGGAAATGGGCGCGCTGATCAACCGCGCGCAGTACCAGCGGGTGCTCGGGCATGTCCAGCGCGGCATCAAGGACGGCGCACGGTTGCTGTGTGGCGGGGAGCGTCCGGCGGGGCTGGAGAAAGGCTTTTTCATTCGGCCGACGGTGTTCACCGAGGTGCCGCTGGACAGTGCGTTGTGGAACGAAGAAATCTTTGGCCCGGTGTTGTGTGTCAGACGTTTTGCCACTGAGGACGAGGCTGTTGCCTTGGCCAACGACAGCGATTTCGGCCTGGTGGCCAGCGTGGTCAGTAGCGATGCCGACACCGCCGAGCGCGTGGCCAATGCCTTGCAAGCCGGGCTGGTGTGGATCAACGCGCCGCAGGTGATCTTCCCGCAGACGGCGTGGGGCGGCTACAAGCAGAGCAGCATCGGGAGAGAGCTGGGGCCGTGGGGGTTGGCGGCGTTTCAGGAGGTCAAGCATGTGATCAGATCCATCTGA
- a CDS encoding cyanate transporter: MENVQAKPTTAVWLMISVVLVALNLRPSMAAVGPLLSSIRGDVPLSFSSAALLTMLPVMAMGLAMFFGMGVARRLGEHRSIVLSLVVIGVATLSRLFLDSALELIVSAIAAGVGIALIQALMPALIKSRFSANVSLFMGLYVTAIMGGAALAASFAPFVQVQTGSWRIGLAVWAVLAGLALVFWYAQRAALPPLPQAGSAQQESFFGNRRAWLLAIFFGLGTASYTCVLAWLAPYYVEQGWSEQNAGLLLGFLTAMEVVSGLVTPAIANRRQDKRGVVAVLLVLIILGFCGLILSPQHLSLLWPCLLGLGIGGLFPMSLILSLDHLDNPRRAGGLTAFVQGIGYLIAGLSPLIAGMIRDQLGSFEWAWWALTAVVVVMLLIVTRFNPQHYARHIR, from the coding sequence ATGGAAAACGTTCAGGCAAAACCCACCACCGCCGTTTGGCTGATGATCAGCGTGGTGCTGGTCGCCCTTAACCTGCGTCCGTCGATGGCGGCCGTGGGCCCGTTGCTGTCGTCGATTCGCGGCGACGTGCCGCTGAGTTTCAGCAGCGCCGCGTTGCTGACCATGTTGCCGGTGATGGCCATGGGGCTGGCGATGTTTTTTGGCATGGGCGTGGCCAGGCGCCTCGGTGAGCACCGCAGCATTGTGCTGTCGCTGGTGGTGATTGGCGTGGCGACGCTGTCGCGGCTGTTCCTGGATTCGGCGCTGGAGCTGATCGTCAGCGCGATTGCCGCCGGGGTCGGGATTGCCTTGATCCAGGCGTTGATGCCGGCGCTGATCAAGTCGCGGTTCAGCGCCAACGTTTCGCTGTTCATGGGTTTGTACGTGACCGCCATCATGGGCGGCGCGGCGCTGGCGGCGTCGTTCGCGCCGTTCGTGCAGGTGCAGACCGGCAGTTGGCGGATCGGCCTGGCGGTGTGGGCGGTGCTCGCCGGGTTGGCGCTGGTGTTCTGGTACGCGCAACGCGCGGCATTGCCGCCGTTGCCACAGGCCGGTTCCGCTCAGCAGGAGTCGTTTTTCGGCAACCGGCGCGCCTGGCTGCTGGCGATCTTTTTTGGTCTCGGTACGGCGTCCTACACCTGCGTACTCGCCTGGCTGGCGCCGTACTACGTGGAGCAAGGCTGGAGTGAACAGAACGCCGGTTTGCTGCTGGGCTTTTTGACCGCGATGGAAGTGGTCTCCGGCCTGGTCACCCCGGCCATCGCCAACCGCCGCCAGGATAAACGCGGCGTGGTCGCGGTGCTGCTGGTGTTGATCATCCTCGGCTTCTGCGGCCTGATCCTCAGCCCGCAACACCTCAGCCTGTTGTGGCCTTGCCTGCTGGGCCTGGGCATTGGTGGCCTGTTCCCGATGAGCCTGATCCTGTCCCTCGACCACCTGGACAACCCGCGCCGCGCCGGCGGCCTCACGGCCTTTGTGCAAGGCATCGGCTACCTGATCGCGGGCTTGTCACCGCTGATCGCCGGGATGATCCGTGACCAGTTGGGCAGCTTCGAATGGGCCTGGTGGGCGCTGACGGCGGTGGTGGTGGTGATGCTGCTGATCGTCACACGCTTCAATCCCCAGCATTACGCGCGGCATATCCGCTGA
- a CDS encoding 5-guanidino-2-oxopentanoate decarboxylase translates to MATCGEVLVNLLEGYGVDQVFGIPGVHTVELYRGLARSGIRHVTPRHEQGAGFMADGYARTSGKPGVCFIITGPGMTNITTAMGQAYADSIPMLVISSVQSRSQLGGGRGKLHELPNQGAMMAGVAAFSHTLMSAAELPGVLARAFALFQAGRPRPVHIEIPLDVLVENADALLGSEPVSVARAGAAPAAVKQMSQLLAAAKRPLILAGGGAIDAAPALTQLADALGAPVALTINAKGMLPSTHPLLIGSTQTLVATRALVAEADVVLAIGTELAETDYDVTFAGGFKIPGALLRIDIDADQTVRNYPPQVALVADAQIAAEALLQALSSQPLAPRETHWGAQRVAQLWTELAPTWDAATRAQTLFLDTVLQELPAAVIVGDSTQPVYSANLTLNLDHPRRWFNSSTGYGTLGYALPAAIGAWLGRGDGQPVVCLIGDGGLQFTLAELASAVEARTPIIVLLWNNQGYEEIKKYMVNRAIEPVGVDIYTPDFIGVAKALGCTAERIQGIEHLRSALRAATDRQGPTLIEIDQTLWMQAVAQ, encoded by the coding sequence ATGGCGACCTGCGGCGAAGTATTGGTCAACCTCCTCGAAGGCTACGGCGTGGACCAGGTGTTTGGCATCCCTGGCGTGCACACCGTGGAGTTGTATCGCGGCCTGGCCCGCTCGGGCATCCGTCACGTCACCCCGCGCCACGAACAGGGCGCCGGTTTTATGGCCGACGGCTACGCGCGCACCAGCGGCAAACCCGGCGTGTGTTTCATCATCACCGGCCCGGGCATGACCAATATCACCACGGCCATGGGCCAGGCCTATGCCGACTCGATCCCGATGCTGGTGATTTCCAGCGTGCAATCGCGCAGCCAATTGGGCGGCGGGCGGGGCAAGTTGCATGAGCTGCCGAACCAGGGCGCGATGATGGCCGGGGTGGCGGCGTTCTCCCATACGTTGATGTCGGCAGCGGAGTTGCCCGGTGTGTTGGCGCGGGCGTTTGCGCTGTTCCAGGCTGGGCGACCGCGACCGGTGCACATCGAGATTCCACTGGATGTGCTGGTGGAAAACGCCGATGCGCTGCTGGGCAGTGAGCCGGTCAGCGTGGCGCGCGCAGGGGCCGCGCCGGCGGCGGTGAAGCAGATGAGCCAGTTGCTGGCGGCGGCCAAGCGGCCATTGATTTTGGCCGGTGGCGGCGCCATCGATGCAGCGCCCGCGTTGACCCAGCTTGCAGATGCGCTTGGCGCGCCGGTCGCGCTGACGATCAACGCCAAGGGCATGTTGCCGTCGACCCATCCGTTGCTGATCGGCTCGACCCAAACCCTGGTCGCCACCCGCGCCCTGGTGGCCGAAGCGGACGTGGTGCTGGCCATCGGCACCGAGCTGGCCGAGACCGACTATGACGTCACCTTTGCCGGCGGCTTCAAGATCCCCGGCGCCTTGCTGCGTATCGATATCGACGCCGACCAGACCGTGCGCAACTACCCGCCGCAGGTGGCGTTGGTGGCCGACGCGCAGATCGCCGCCGAGGCGCTGCTACAGGCATTGAGCAGCCAGCCATTGGCACCGCGCGAAACCCACTGGGGCGCGCAGCGTGTCGCGCAATTGTGGACCGAACTGGCGCCCACCTGGGACGCCGCCACCCGCGCGCAAACCCTGTTCCTCGACACCGTCCTGCAAGAGCTGCCCGCCGCCGTCATCGTCGGCGACTCCACCCAACCGGTGTACAGCGCCAACCTCACGCTGAACCTCGACCACCCGCGCCGCTGGTTCAACTCGTCCACCGGCTACGGCACCCTGGGCTACGCATTGCCCGCCGCCATCGGCGCGTGGCTGGGGCGTGGCGACGGGCAACCGGTGGTGTGCCTGATCGGCGACGGCGGCCTGCAATTCACCCTGGCGGAACTGGCCAGCGCCGTGGAAGCGCGCACGCCGATCATCGTGCTGCTGTGGAATAACCAGGGCTACGAAGAGATCAAGAAATACATGGTCAACCGCGCCATCGAACCGGTCGGCGTGGACATCTACACCCCGGACTTTATCGGCGTGGCCAAGGCACTCGGTTGCACCGCCGAACGCATCCAGGGCATTGAGCATTTGCGCAGCGCCTTGCGCGCCGCCACGGATCGCCAGGGGCCGACGCTGATTGAAATCGACCAGACACTTTGGATGCAGGCGGTGGCGCAATGA
- a CDS encoding 5-carboxymethyl-2-hydroxymuconate Delta-isomerase: protein MPHLHLEYTANLTGLAVEKTLLRLNNVLMVSGQFGSEFDIKSRAVKVETFQVGTSLDPRGFVAVKLSLLSGRSPQVKKQLSESLLAALQDLGDWPEGIQVQLSVLLVDMDRDSYSKVAIG from the coding sequence ATGCCACACCTGCACCTGGAATACACCGCCAACCTGACAGGCCTTGCCGTTGAGAAAACCCTGTTGCGGCTCAATAACGTGCTGATGGTGTCTGGCCAGTTCGGGTCCGAATTCGATATCAAAAGTCGAGCGGTCAAGGTCGAGACGTTCCAGGTGGGCACGTCCCTCGATCCACGCGGCTTTGTCGCGGTGAAGTTGTCACTGCTCAGCGGTCGCTCGCCGCAGGTCAAGAAGCAGTTGTCGGAAAGCCTGCTGGCAGCCTTGCAGGATCTGGGCGACTGGCCAGAGGGTATCCAGGTTCAGCTGAGTGTCCTGCTGGTAGACATGGATCGCGATTCCTACAGCAAAGTCGCCATCGGCTGA
- a CDS encoding LysR substrate-binding domain-containing protein — MNRNELRKADINLMVVFEALMLERNVTRVAEKLFLGQPTISSALNRLRTLFNDPLFIRVGHRMEPTARAEEIIQHLSPALDSLSSALSLTHDFDPSISTMTFRIGLSDDVEFGLLPPLLRSLRQEAPNVVFVVQHVDYWRIPDLLASGDITVGITQTRGLPANAKRKLLRHILPRILRADASDTPLTLDEYCSRPHVLVSHTANVSGFADEWLAEIGRKRQVVLSVPQYSALPALLAGTDLIASLPDYTAEAMAVSGHLFCEPFPFETPTLDLSMVWLSHVDTDPAERWVRSRLEAFMSDRGQASQA; from the coding sequence ATGAATCGCAATGAATTACGCAAGGCCGACATCAACCTGATGGTGGTCTTCGAAGCACTGATGCTGGAGCGCAACGTCACGCGGGTCGCCGAAAAGCTGTTTCTCGGCCAGCCCACCATCAGTTCGGCGCTCAACCGTTTGCGCACCTTGTTCAACGACCCGCTGTTCATTCGCGTCGGCCACCGCATGGAACCCACGGCGCGCGCCGAGGAAATCATCCAGCACCTGTCGCCGGCCCTGGATTCGCTGTCGTCGGCCTTGAGCCTGACCCACGACTTCGACCCGTCCATCAGCACCATGACCTTTCGCATCGGCCTCTCCGATGATGTCGAGTTTGGCCTGTTGCCACCGTTGCTGCGCAGCTTGCGCCAGGAAGCGCCGAATGTGGTGTTCGTGGTGCAGCATGTGGACTACTGGCGCATTCCCGATCTGCTCGCGTCCGGTGACATCACCGTGGGCATCACCCAGACCCGTGGCCTGCCGGCGAATGCCAAGCGCAAGCTGCTGCGCCATATCCTCCCGCGCATCCTGCGTGCCGACGCGTCCGACACACCGCTGACCCTCGATGAATATTGCTCACGCCCCCATGTGCTGGTGTCCCACACCGCCAACGTGTCGGGTTTTGCCGATGAGTGGCTGGCGGAAATCGGTCGCAAGCGCCAGGTGGTGTTGTCGGTGCCGCAATACAGCGCGTTGCCGGCGCTGCTGGCCGGCACCGACCTGATCGCCAGCCTGCCGGACTACACCGCCGAGGCTATGGCCGTGTCGGGCCACTTGTTTTGTGAGCCGTTTCCGTTCGAGACGCCGACCCTGGATTTGTCCATGGTCTGGCTCAGCCATGTGGACACCGACCCGGCCGAGCGCTGGGTGCGCTCACGGCTGGAAGCGTTTATGAGTGACCGGGGGCAGGCAAGCCAAGCCTGA
- a CDS encoding MFS transporter, whose product MTSPTRPDAARSKVGAVFRVTSGNFLEQFDFFLFGFYATYIAAAFFPAANEFASLMMTFAVFGAGFLMRPLGAIILGAYIDDVGRRKGLIVTLSIMASGTLLIVLVPGYHTIGLWAPLLVLLGRLLQGFSAGAELGGVSVYLAEMATPGRKGFYTSWQSGSQQISIVVAAALGYGLNVWMEPAVVADWGWRIPFAVGCVIIPFIFVLRRNLQETEEFANRKHRPTMREVLATLVTNWTVVIGGMLMVAMTTTAFYLITVYAPTFGKTVLQLSTSDALLVTLLVAVSNFVWLPIGGTLSDRFGRKPVLIAMTTLTVLTAYPALSYVVNAPSFAHMLETLLWFSFLYGMYNGAMIPALTEIMPVEVRVAGFSLAYSLATAIFGGFTPAISTWFIHITADKASPAYWMMFAAACALCSTLALYRRANTRGQVMQEAS is encoded by the coding sequence ATGACTAGCCCTACCAGGCCCGACGCTGCCCGCTCGAAAGTTGGCGCGGTATTTCGCGTTACTTCGGGCAACTTCCTCGAACAGTTCGACTTCTTCCTGTTCGGTTTCTACGCCACCTACATCGCTGCCGCGTTCTTCCCCGCCGCTAATGAGTTTGCGTCATTAATGATGACCTTCGCCGTGTTCGGCGCGGGCTTCCTGATGCGTCCGCTGGGCGCGATCATTCTGGGTGCCTACATCGATGACGTCGGCCGCCGCAAAGGGTTGATCGTGACCCTGTCGATCATGGCCAGCGGTACGCTGCTGATCGTGCTGGTGCCGGGTTATCACACCATTGGCTTGTGGGCCCCGCTGCTGGTGCTGCTGGGCCGCCTGCTGCAAGGCTTCTCGGCCGGTGCGGAACTCGGCGGTGTGTCGGTGTACCTGGCGGAAATGGCCACCCCGGGCCGCAAAGGCTTCTACACCAGCTGGCAATCGGGCAGCCAACAGATCTCCATCGTGGTCGCCGCCGCACTGGGTTATGGCTTGAACGTGTGGATGGAACCGGCCGTGGTGGCCGATTGGGGCTGGCGCATTCCGTTTGCCGTCGGTTGCGTGATCATTCCGTTTATCTTTGTGCTGCGCCGCAACCTGCAGGAAACCGAAGAGTTCGCCAACCGCAAGCATCGCCCGACCATGCGCGAAGTGCTGGCCACCCTGGTGACGAACTGGACCGTGGTCATCGGCGGCATGCTCATGGTGGCGATGACCACCACCGCGTTCTACCTGATCACCGTGTACGCGCCGACCTTCGGCAAGACCGTGCTGCAACTGAGTACCTCCGATGCGTTGCTGGTGACGTTGTTGGTGGCCGTGTCGAACTTTGTCTGGCTGCCCATCGGCGGCACCCTGAGCGACCGTTTCGGCCGCAAGCCGGTGCTGATCGCCATGACCACGCTGACTGTTCTGACGGCTTATCCAGCGCTGTCCTACGTGGTCAACGCGCCCAGCTTTGCCCATATGCTGGAGACCCTGCTGTGGTTCTCCTTCCTCTATGGCATGTACAACGGCGCGATGATCCCGGCGCTCACCGAGATCATGCCGGTGGAAGTGCGGGTGGCGGGCTTCTCCCTGGCCTATAGCCTGGCGACCGCGATCTTTGGCGGCTTCACCCCGGCGATCTCCACCTGGTTCATCCACATCACCGCAGACAAGGCCTCGCCGGCCTACTGGATGATGTTCGCGGCAGCCTGCGCCCTGTGCTCGACCCTGGCGTTGTATCGCCGCGCCAACACGCGCGGGCAGGTGATGCAGGAGGCTTCGTAA
- a CDS encoding LysR family transcriptional regulator, whose translation MLNSNLLRKLDMQDLMVFIAVYDQSSVTDVSETLFVSQSTVSYSLKKLRTSFEDELFINTRAGMRPTYKATSMYGHVQKILESINLCHAGGQAFDPTQKAMTFNVCAPEYFEQLILPRLLKTFDRADLPVIVNVQKLETDIPADDLREGRLDLVICFGPHFHRAHKDFKTQMLLEDDLVCVFDKRSAPREPAFSLQSFVERRHVFPTPWTSDTNMIDGWLGRQAHKRQVIARANSYGAALKMITGTDFIVTLPRRVQKLLAPASVFGHCEAPNGLPGFTLDMQWNETSEQDSANTWFREQVVKVCADQGLL comes from the coding sequence ATGTTAAACAGTAACTTGCTCAGAAAGCTCGATATGCAGGACCTGATGGTGTTTATCGCCGTCTACGACCAGAGCAGCGTTACCGATGTGTCCGAAACGTTGTTCGTCAGCCAGTCCACCGTGAGCTACAGCCTGAAGAAACTGCGCACCAGTTTTGAAGATGAGTTGTTTATCAACACGCGGGCGGGCATGCGTCCGACGTACAAGGCCACCAGCATGTATGGCCATGTGCAGAAGATCCTCGAAAGCATCAACCTGTGCCACGCCGGTGGCCAGGCGTTCGATCCGACGCAAAAGGCGATGACCTTCAATGTGTGCGCGCCGGAATACTTCGAACAGTTGATCCTGCCGCGCCTGCTGAAGACCTTCGACCGTGCCGACCTGCCGGTGATCGTCAATGTGCAGAAGCTGGAAACCGACATCCCCGCCGACGACCTGCGTGAAGGCCGCCTGGACCTGGTGATCTGCTTCGGCCCGCACTTTCATCGCGCCCATAAAGACTTCAAGACGCAGATGCTGCTGGAAGACGACCTGGTATGCGTGTTCGACAAGCGCTCAGCGCCGAGGGAGCCGGCGTTCAGCCTGCAATCCTTTGTCGAACGGCGCCATGTGTTTCCCACGCCGTGGACGTCCGACACCAACATGATCGACGGCTGGCTGGGGCGCCAGGCCCACAAGCGCCAGGTGATCGCCCGCGCCAACAGCTACGGCGCGGCGCTGAAGATGATCACCGGCACTGACTTCATCGTGACCCTGCCGCGCCGCGTGCAAAAACTGCTGGCACCGGCCAGCGTGTTTGGCCATTGCGAAGCGCCCAACGGGTTGCCGGGGTTCACCCTGGACATGCAGTGGAATGAAACCAGTGAACAGGACAGTGCCAATACCTGGTTTCGTGAGCAGGTGGTGAAGGTGTGCGCGGATCAGGGCTTGTTGTAA